The following are from one region of the Arachis duranensis cultivar V14167 chromosome 10, aradu.V14167.gnm2.J7QH, whole genome shotgun sequence genome:
- the LOC107469270 gene encoding 5-amino-6-(5-phospho-D-ribitylamino)uracil phosphatase, chloroplastic, whose translation MESTTFASFRASSPHSMQQPYLLRPSPLPSHLRILKLRRFGLDKNRLVARCSSGSDEFGPFNGLHFAPNKLFRQEAIGAEYGEGFETFRTDGPLQVDVDYLNDKLQDGFLQRIRYAMKPDEAYGLIFSWDNVVADTRALKRKAWKELALEEGKDIPEDDDMQRLALYAGVDDVLHKHFLSDKAENEMERLKLRFSQLYYDNLLKLERPMEGLRDWLEAVHTARIPCAVVSSLDRKNMVEALERMELNKYFQAVVTEEDGMESIAHRFLSAAVKLDRKPSKCVVFEDDPRGVTAAHNCTMMAVALIGAHPAYDLGQADLAVANFGELSVINLRRLFANKGSTFMDLQKQIIEKAPQKRKLTIDTSF comes from the exons ATGGAATCTACAACCTTCGCCAGTTTCAGAGCCTCTTCTCCTCATTCGATGCAACAACCTTATCTTCTGAGACCCTCTCCTTTACCCTCTCACCTTCGAATTTTG AAATTGAGGCGTTTTGGTTTGGATAAGAATCGTTTAGTTGCTCGTTGCTCTTCTGGTTCCGATGAATTTGGTCCTTTCAATGGGTTGCACTTCGCACCGAACAAGCTCTTCAGGCAGGAG GCTATTGGAGCTGAATATGGGGAAGGCTTTGAGACTTTCAGGACGGATGGACCATTGCAAGTTGATGTG GACTACTTGAATGACAAGTTGCAAGATGGTTTTCTTCAGCGCATTCGCTATGCCATGAAGCCGGATGAAGCCTATGGTCTTATCTTCTCTTGGGACAATGTGGTG GCTGATACCCGAGCTCTGAAGAGGAAGGCGTGGAAGGAGCTGGCCTTGGAAGAAG GAAAGGATATTCCTGAAGATGATGATATGCAAAGATTGGCACTTTATGCAGGTGTTGATGATGTGTTGCATAAG CATTTCCTCTCAGACAAGGCAGAAAATGAGATGGAGAGGCTAAAGTTAAGGTTTTCTCAGTTATATTATGATAATCTTCTAAAG CTTGAAAGACCAATGGAGGGCCTCAGAGACTGGTTGGAAGCAGTTCATACAGCTCGAATTCCGTGTGCTGTTGTTTCAAGTCTTGATAGAAAAAATATGGTAGAAGCTTTGGAAAGGATGGAGCTCAACAAATATTTCCAG GCAGTTGTGACGGAAGAGGATGGAATGGAATCAATAGCTCATAGATTTCTTTCTGCTGCCGTCAAG CTTGATCGGAAACCCTCGAAGTGTGTTGTTTTTGAAGATGATCCTCGAGGAGTAACTGCTGCACACAATTGTACGATGATGGCTGTTGCATTAATTGGCGCTCATCCAGC GTATGATTTGGGGCAGGCTGATCTTGCAGTTGCTAACTTTGGTGAACTTTCTGTGATAAACTTGAGAAGATTATTTGCTAACAAGGGTTCTACGTTTATGGACCTGCAGAAGCAGATCATAGAGAAAGCTCCTCAGAAAAGGAAACTTACAATAGACACCAGTTTCTAA